GGTTGGTTTGGGCATGACTCGAATAAAATCCAACTGCCAAGATACAAAGGGTTAAGAGTTTTTTCATTTAAAAATTTGGCACTAATATATTGAATAATATAATTAGACTGATTGCTGCCTTAAAATTTGTTCAGAATGGAGGTTTTATAGGTTTATATTTAATTCTATATTATGTTAATATTGGAAATTAATAAGATTAATATTTGCCATATTTATTAAAATGGAATTATTCTTTGATAAGTTTTAATCCATTGCTGGAATAAGGGTTTGATTTGGTTGAAAAACATACCAGGATTTAAACTAGAAATATCTATTAATTTGGATGAATTGTCTAGTTCAAAATTAACCTGAATTGGACCCAGTACAACCTTTCTAACAATATCACTAATCCAAAATTCATCCGATTGTTTTCCCTGTTTACTGCTCATCAACTGAATTTGAT
This portion of the Bacteroidia bacterium genome encodes:
- a CDS encoding T9SS type A sorting domain-containing protein, translated to MQGFFVFYCEGNEDDVFPNPSRNQIQLMSSKQGKQSDEFWISDIVRKVVLGPIQVNFELDNSSKLIDISSLNPGMFFNQIKPLFQQWIKTYQRIIPF